A DNA window from Brassica napus cultivar Da-Ae chromosome A4, Da-Ae, whole genome shotgun sequence contains the following coding sequences:
- the LOC106429261 gene encoding MLO-like protein 15: MAGGGTSLEYTPTWVVALVCSVIVSISFAVERGLHRAGKHFDKNNQKQLSGALQKVKEELMLLGFISLLLSVSQSRIAKICISKELSEKLLPCKKPKEDKSLNDNSHFQLSFTGRHLLAGDSGAGDYCSQKGKAPLMSISALHELHIFIFVLAIAHIIFCLLTILFGTMKIMQWRKWEDKVLEKDYNADEVIQKKYTAVREHDFIRGRFLGVGKADACFGWVHSFMKQFLASVNESDYITMRLGFVTTHCKTNPKFNFHKYLIRALNSDFKKVVGISWYLWVFVVLFLLLNIAAWHVYFWLAFLPLILLLAVGMKLEHIITDLAHEVAEKHIAVEGDLVVRPSDDLFWFKSPRLVLFLIHFILFQNSFELAFIFFIFAQYGFDSCIMGQVKFIIPRLVIGVLVQLLCSYSTLPLYALVAQMGSSFKGAIFTDQAQQQIAGWAKSAKMAKKKGSTHAGSSHGGSPNPIATPSPKSIQLQSLLVKGSSQQSHLSEKKPEIVEEK; the protein is encoded by the exons ATGGCAGGAGGAGGAACGTCCTTAGAGTACACACCAACATGGGTGGTGGCTCTCGTCTGCTCCGTGATTGTCTCCATCTCTTTCGCCGTCGAGCGTGGCCTCCACCGTGCCGGAAag CACTTTGATAAGAACAATCAGAAGCAGCTTTCCGGGGCCTTACAGAAAGTCAAAGAAG AACTTATGCTGCTAGGGTTCATATCGTTACTGCTATCAGTAAGCCAGTCTAGAATAGCAAAGATTTGCATATCAAAGGAGTTAAGTGAAAAGCTTCTCCCTTGTAAGAAACCAAAAGAAGACAAGTCCCTCAATGACAACTCTCATTTCCAGCTCAGCTTCACCGGCCGACATCTCCTTGCCGGAGACTCCGGCGCAGGCGACTACTGCTCCCAAAAG GGAAAGGCTCCATTAATGTCAATATCAGCTCTGCATGAGCTTCATATATTCATCTTCGTGTTAGCTATTGCTCACATTATTTTCTGCCTCTTGACCATTCTTTTTGGTACCATGAAG ATAATGCAATGGCGAAAATGGGAGGATAAAGTTTTGGAAAAAGACTACAACGCAGACGAAG TGATCCAGAAGAAATATACAGCGGTTCGAGAACACGACTTCATCAGGGGACGGTTTCTCGGAGTTGGAAAAGCTGATGCTTGCTTTGGATGGGTG CATTCCTTTATGAAGCAGTTTCTTGCATCAGTCAATGAATCAGATTACATCACAATGAGGCTAGGGTTCGTCACG ACTCATTGCAAGACCAATCCAAAGTTCAATTTCCACAAGTATCTCATACGTGCCCTAAATTCAGATTTCAAGAAAGTTGTTGGTATCAG TTGGTACCTTTGGGTGTTTGTGGTTCTCTTCTTGCTTCTAAACATTGCTG CATGGCATGTTTACTTCTGGCTagcttttcttcctttgatt CTTTTGCTTGCTGTGGGGATGAAGCTGGAGCATATCATCACAGATTTGGCTCATGAAGTTGCAGAGAAACATATTGCTGTAGAGGGAGACTTGGTTGTGAGACCATCAGATGATTTATTCTGGTTTAAAAGTCCCCGGCTAGTTCTCTTCTTGATCCATTTCATTCTCTTCCAAAACTCATTCGAGTTAGcattcatcttctttatcttt GCTCAATATGGTTTTGATTCTTGCATCATGGGACAAGTCAAGTTCATAATTCCAAGACTTGTCATTGG GGTATTGGTTCAGCTTCTCTGTAGTTACAGTACCTTACCACTCTATGCCCTAGTTGCTCAG ATGGGAAGTTCGTTCAAAGGCGCAATATTCACTGATCAGGCGCAGCAACAGATTGCTGGATGGGCAAAGTCAGCAAAGATGGCTAAAAAGAAAGGCTCGACTCACGCAGGTTCCAGTCATGGTGGCAGTCCAAACCCTATAGCCACTCCTTCACCGAAGTCTATACAGTTGCAGTCGCTTCTAGTAAAAGGCTCCTCTCAACAAAGTCACCTCTCTGAGAAGAAACCTGAGATTGTTGAGGAAAAATAA
- the LOC106429203 gene encoding outer envelope pore protein 37, chloroplastic-like codes for MADQSPQSPTLSTSPPPHPPTLQSTTSEPPPPPTRPSLFPFLTSLNRPKLRVTSEFDSDSLLFLNKVSCKLFDNLAKLKLSFQNNSQREVTQPQLSLTSKYLSVLYDVEEKNTFIKSTVDVSPRLQLRALHNVNAQQGEVAMEANLAEPGYSLELSSPVPIGYPRATLKFPLGEVSIQEREEEEEEEAKNKRMLSINGILKRQVMDGVCSALYTDEELRLKYAYKDEALSFIPTISLPSNAASFAFKRRFSPSDKLSYWYKFDSNMWSAVYKRTYGKDYKFKAGYDSEVRLGWASLWVGDEAGKVKTTPRKMKVQFMLQVPQDDIKTSVLMFRVKKRWDI; via the exons ATGGCGGATCAATCTCCTCAAAGCCCCACCCTTTCCACTTCCCCACCTCCTCATCCACCTACCCTTCAATCAACAACCTCGGAACCACCGCCTCCACCGACACGCCCCTCCCTCTTCCCCTTCCTCACCTCTCTGAACAGACCAAAGCTCCGCGTGACGTCTGAATTCGACAGCGACAGTCTCCTCTTCCTGAACAAAGTCTCTTGCAAGCTTTTCGACAACCTCGCCAAGCTCAAGCTGTCGTTTCAGAACAACTCACAGCGCGAGGTCACTCAGCCTCAGCTCTCTCTCACCTCCAAGTACCTCTCTGTTCTCTATGATGTCGAGGAGAAGAACACTTTCATCAAGAGCACTGTTGATGTTTCCCCTAGGCTTCAGCTCCGTGCTCTTCATAACGTCAAT GCACAACAAGGAGAGGTTGCTATGGAGGCGAATCTGGCTGAGCCTGGCTACTCTCTGGAGCTTTCATCACCTGTTCCTATTGGTTAC CCAAGAGCGACTCTTAAGTTCCCATTAGGTGAAGTTTCGATacaagagagagaagaagaggaggaagaggaggcgAAGAATAAGAGAATGTTATCTATTAATGGGATCCTCAAACGTCAAGTTATGGATGGTGTTTGTTCCGCTTTGTACACAGATGAAGAGTTGAGGCTAAAATATGCTTATAAG GATGAAGCATTGTCTTTCATCCCAACAATCTCCCTTCCTTCCAACGCTGCTTCATTTGCATTCAAGCGCAGGTTTAGCCCTTCAGATAAGTTGAG CTACTGGTACAAGTTTGATTCAAACATGTGGAGTGCTGTGTACAAACGCACGTATGGTAAAGACTACAAGTTCAAAGCTGGTTATGACTCTGAAGTACGCCTTGGCTGGGCATCTCTCTGG GTGGGGGATGAAGCTGGGAAAGTGAAAACGACCCCAAGAAAGATGAAAGTGCAGTTCATGCTTCAAGTTCCACAAGATGACATCAAAACCTCAGTCTTGATGTTCCGAGTCAAGAAAAGATGGGACATTtga
- the LOC106429246 gene encoding probable thiol methyltransferase 2, whose translation MGNSGKAPAVESPSDIFQRLVREDSSGGWEKTWKAGATPWDLGRPTPIIKHLAETGSLPKGRALVPGCGTGYDVVAMACPDRYVVGLDISRTVVEQSSKRFSSLPNAKYFSFLCEDFFTWEPDEKFDLIFDYTFFCAFEASVRPLWAQRIEKLLKPSGELITLMFPMDERSGGPPYKVSVSDYEKVLIPLGFEAISIVDNELAIRPRKGVEKIGRWKKRSPTLRSTL comes from the exons ATGGGAAACTCCGGTAAAGCTCCGGCGGTGGAATCTCCGAGTGATATCTTCCAACGGTTGGTGAGAGAGGATTCTTCCG GTGGTTGGGAGAAGACTTGGAAAGCAGGAGCAACCCCATGGGACTTAGGTAGACCAACTCCGATCATTAAGCATCTCGCTGAGACTGGTTCGTTGCCTAAAGGCAGAGCTCTTGTTCCTGGTTGTGGAACC GGTTATGATGTGGTGGCAATGGCATGTCCTGATCGTTATGTGGTTGGACTAGATATATCAAGAACTGTGGTTGAGCAATCATCAAAG AGATTTTCCTCACTGCCTAATGCAAAATACTTCTCTTTCTTGTGTGAAGACTTCTTCACTTGGGAGCCAGATGAAAAATTCGATCTCATTTTCGACTATAC CTTCTTCTGTGCATTTGAAGCTAGCGTGAGACCTCTATGGGCACAGCGTATAGAAAAGCTTCTGAAACCTAGTGGAGAGCTTATAACATTGATGTTTCCT ATGGATGAGCGTTCTGGAGGTCCACCTTACAAAGTTTCTGTGTCTGA TTACGAGAAGGTTCTGATTCCACTGGGGTTTGAGGCTATCTCCATTGTGGATAACGAACTTGCGATAAGACCACGCAAG GGAGTAGAGAAGATTGGAAGATGGAAGAAGAGATCTCCAACGTTACGCTCCACCTTGTGA
- the LOC106429244 gene encoding ARGOS-like protein, whose amino-acid sequence MIREISGLQNDIVNIQERSSSSNNKIMDMRRDIRRPAQAPMMSKQEYFRTLSSQNSPRRLISASYFSLESMVVLVGLTASLLILPLILPPLPPPPFMLLLIPIGIMVLLMVLALMPSSSSSSSSNAKHVTRTYM is encoded by the coding sequence ATGATTCGCGAAATCTCTGGTCTACAAAACGACATCGTAAACATTCAAGAACGCTCTTCAAGCAGCAACAACAAGATCATGGACATGAGAAGAGATATTCGCCGACCAGCTCAAGCTCCTATGATGAGTAAGCAAGAATATTTTCGGACATTGTCGTCTCAGAACAGTCCGAGGAGGCTAATCTCAGCGAGTTACTTCAGTTTGGAGTCAATGGTTGTTCTTGTTGGTCTCACAGCATCGCTCTTGATCCTTCCCTTGATTCTTCCACCGTTGCCTCCTCCTCCTTTCATGCTGCTTCTCATTCCTATTGGGATAATGGTTCTGCTTATGGTTCTTGCTTTaatgccttcttcttcttcctcttcttcttctaatgCCAAACATGTAACAAGAACTTATATGTAA
- the LOC106429264 gene encoding methylenetetrahydrofolate reductase 2 produces the protein MKVIDKIKSWTDEGKTTFSFEFFPPRTEDGVDNLFERMDRLVAYGPAFCDITWGAGGSTADLTLDIVSRMQNVVCVESMMHLTCTNMPVEKIDHALETIRSNGIQNVLALRGDPPHGENKFVQVEGGFGCALDLVNHIRSKYGDYFGIAVAGYPEAHPDVIGENGLASKEAYQSDLEYLKKKVDAGADLIVTQLFFDTDMLLKFVNDCRQIGIKCPIVPGIMPINNYKGFLRMIGFCKTKIPAEVMAALEPIQDNEEAVKAYGIHLGTEMCKKILAHGIKSLHLYTLNMEKSALSILMNLGMIEESKISRSLPWRRPANVFRIKEDVRPIFWANRPKSYISRTKAWENFPQGRWGDSRSASYGALTDHQFSRPRARDKKLQQEWVVPLKSVEDIHEKFKELCLGNLKSSPWSELDGLQPETKIINEQLVKVNSKGFLTINSQPSVNAERSDSSTVGWGGPGGYVYQKAYLEFFCSKDKLDALVEICKALPSITYIAMNKGETWVSNTSQSDVNAVTWGVFPAKEIIQPTIVDPSSFNVWKDEAFETWSRNWANLYPEEADPSRNLLEDVKNSYYLVSLVENDYINGNIFKVFSDL, from the exons ATGAAGGTGATAGATAAGATCAAGTCATGGACCGATGAAGGTAAAACAACGTTCTCCTTCGAGTTCTTCCCACCGAGGACGGAGGATGGAGTGGACAATCTCTTCGAACGTATGGATCGTCTCGTCGCTTACGGTCCTGCCTTCTGCGACATCACGTGGGGGGCTGGTGGATCTACGGCAGATCTCACGCTCGACATTGTCTCGAGGATGCAGAACGTTGTCTGCGTCGAGAGTATGATGCATCTCACGTGCACTAACATGCCGGTGGAGAAGATCGATCATGCGCTTGAGACGATAAGATCTAATGGGATTCAGAACGTTCTTGCGCTTAGAGGTGATCCTCCTCATGGTGAGAACAAGTTTGTTCAGGTTGAAGGAGGGTTTGGTTGCGCTTTGGATCTTGTGAATCATATTAGGAGCAAGTATGGTGATTACTTTGGTATCGCTGTTGCTGGTTACCCTG AGGCTCATCCTGATGTCATTGGTGAAAATGGCCTAGCTTCAAAGGAAGCTTACCAGAGTGATCTTGAGTACCTTAAGAAGAAg GTTGATGCTGGAGCTGATCTAATCGTTACTCAGCTTTTCTTTGACACTGATATGTTACTCAAATTTGTGAATGACTGTCGGCAAATCGGAATCAAATGTCCCATTGTTCCTGGAATCATGCCTATTAATAACTACAAAGGGTTCTTGCGTATGATTGGTTTTTGCAAGACCAAG ATACCAGCTGAGGTCATGGCTGCACTGGAGCCTATCCAGGATAATGAAGAAGCTGTGAAAGCCTATGGTATCCACCTTGGTACAGAGATGTGTAAAAAGATCTTGGCTCATGGGATAAAGTCTCTTCATCTCTACACATTGAACATGGAGAAATCAGCTCTTTCAATATTGATG AATCTTGGTATGATTGAAGAGTCCAAAATCTCTCGTTCTTTACCGTGGAGACGTCCTGCTAATGTTTTCCGTATTAAGGAAGATGTGCGTCctattttctg GGCAAACCGTCCAAAGAGTTACATTTCAAGAACCAAGGCCTGGGAAAACTTCCCACAAGGCCGGTGGGGTGATTCACGCAGTGCCTCATATGGTGCACTCACTGATCATCAG TTCTCACGTCCACGAGCACGTGACAAGAAGCTTCAACAAGAATGGGTTGTCCCATTAAAAAGCGTCGAAGATATTCATGAG AAATTCAAGGAGCTTTGCCTTGGAAACTTAAAGAGCAGTCCATGGTCTGAACTGGATGGACTCCAGCCAGAGACAAAGATCATAAACGAGCAGCTGGTGAAAGTAAACTCCAAAGGCTTCTTGACCATCAATAGCCAACCATCAGTCAACGCTGAGAGATCTGATTCTTCAACCGTTG GATGGGGTGGTCCTGGTGGATATGTATACCAAAAGGCTTACCTAGAGTTCTTCTGCTCAAAGGACAAGTTAGATGCACTTGTTGAGATATGCAAAGCTTTGCCATCTATAACTTACATAGCTATGAACAAAGGTGAAACTTGGGTGTCAAACACTTcacaatctgatgtgaatgctGTTACTTGGGGTGTTTTTCCAGCTAAGGAGATTATTCAACCAACCATTGTTGACCCTTCTAGCTTCAATGTCTGGAAAGATGAAGCGTTTGAGACTTGGTCAAGAAACTGGGCTAACTTGTACCCTGAAGAAGCTGACCCTTCCAGAAACTTGCTTGAGGATGTCAAGAACAGCTACTATTTGGTAAGTTTGGTAGAGAATGACTACATCAATGGTAACATATTCAAAGTCTTTTCTGATCTTTGA
- the LOC106429285 gene encoding uncharacterized protein LOC106429285 isoform X1, which yields MSTSENKVEIVDRGHKEEEEKEEGKGGFLDKVKDFIHDIGEKIEGTIGFGKPTADVSAIHIPKINLERADIVVDVLVKNPNPVPIPLIDIDYIVESDGRKLVSGLIPDAGTIKAHGEETVKIPLTLIYDDIKSTYNDINPGMIIPYRIKVDLIVDVPVLGRLTLPLEKRGEIPIPKKPNVDVEKIKFQKFGMEETVAILHVRLENMNDFDLGLNDLDCEVWLCDVSIGKAEISDSIKLDKNGSGLVNVPMTFRPKDFGSALWDMIRGKGTGYTIKGNVDVDTPFGAMKLPIIKEGGETRLKKEDDDDDDDQE from the exons ATGTCAACATCCGAGAACAAAGTGGAGATAGTCGACAGAGGCCACAAGGAggaggaagaaaaagaagaaggcaAAGGAGGCTTCCTCGACAAGGTCAAAGACTTCATCCACGACATCGGCGAAAAGATCGAAGGAACCATCGGCTTCGGCAAACCAACCGCCGACGTCTCCGCCATCCACATCCCCAAGATCAACCTCGAGAGAGCCGACATCGTCGTCGACGTCCTCGTCAAGAACCCCAACCCCGTCCCCATCCCTCTCATCGACATCGACTACATCGTCGAGAGCGACGGGCGAAAGCTCGTCTCCGGCCTCATCCCCGACGCAGGAACCATCAAGGCCCACGGGGAAGAGACCGTGAAGATACCCTTGACCTTGATCTACGACGACATCAAGAGCACTTACAACGACATCAACCCGGGAATGATCATACCTTACAGGATCAAAGTCGACCTCATCGTCGACGTGCCTGTCCTAGGGAGGCTGACGCTTCCCTTGGAGAAGCGCGGCGAGATCCCTATCCCCAAGAAGCCTAATGTCGACGTGGAGAAGATTAAGTTCCAGAAGTTTGGTATGGAAGAGACCGTGGCGATTTTGCACGTGAGGCTTGAGAACATGAATGACTTTGACTTGGGGCTTAATGATCTTGACTGCGAGGTGTGGCTGTGCGACGTGAGTATTGGGAAAGCGGAGATATCGGATTCTATTAAGCTTGATAAGAATGGGAGCGGGTTGGTTAATGTGCCGATGACGTTTAGGCCCAAGGACTTTGGGTCTGCGCTTTGGGATATGATACGTGGGAAAGGGACGGGGTATACTATTAAAGGGAATGTGGATGTTGATACGCCGTTTGGTGCTATGAAGTTGCCTATTATTAAGGAAGGTGGTGAGACTCGTTTGAAgaaggaagatgatgatgatgatgatga tcaggaGTAA
- the LOC106429206 gene encoding 60S ribosomal protein L7-3-like, with the protein MAESKVVVPESVLKKIKREEEWALAKKQEAEAAKKKSVETRKLIFKRAEQYAKEYAEKDNELIRLKREAKLKGGFYVDPEAKLLFIIRIRGINAIDPKTKKILQLLRLRQIFNGVFLKVNKATINMLRRVEPYVTYGYPNLKTVKELIYKRGYGKLNHQRIALTDNSIVSQGLGKHNIICVEDLIHEIMTVGPHFKEANNFLWPFQLKAPLGGLKKKRNHYVEGGDAGNRENFINELVRRMN; encoded by the exons ATGGCGGAATCTAAGGTGGTGGTTCCAGAGTCCGTCTTGAAAAAGATCAAGAGGGAAGAGGAGTGGGCATTGGCGAAGaaacaagaagctgaagctgCTAAGAAGAAGAGCGTTGAGACAAGGAAGCTTATCTTCAAGAGAGCTGAGCAATACGCCAAAGAATACGCTGAGaag GATAATGAGTTGATCAGGTTGAAGCGTGAGGCTAAGTTGAAAGGAGGGTTCTATGTTGACCCTGAAGCTAAACTGCTCTTTATCATTCGTATCCGTGG AATCAACGCTATTGACCCAAAAACCAAGAAGATTCTGCAGCTCCTGCGTTTAAGACAA ATCTTCAATGGTGTGTTCCTCAAGGTGAACAAGGCAACAATCAACATGTTGCGTCGCGTCGAGCCTTACGTGACTTACGGGTACCCAAACTTGAAGACTGTTAAGGAACTGATCTACAAGAGAGGATATGGAAAGCTGAACCATCAGAGGATAGCACTCACAGACAACTCGATAGTGAGTCAAGGTCTAGGAAAGCACAACATCATCTGCGTGGAGGATCTGATCCACGAGATCATGACCGTTGGACCTCACTTCAAAGAGGCCAACAACTTCCTGTGGCCGTTCCAGCTTAAGGCACCACTCGGTGGACTTAAGAAGAAGAGGAACCACTACGTTGAAGGTGGTGATGCTGGAAACAGGGAGAACTTCATCAACGAGCTTGTCAGGAGGATGAACTGA
- the LOC106429213 gene encoding 6,7-dimethyl-8-ribityllumazine synthase, chloroplastic produces MKSLASPPSLRLTLTRHHLPSRQPYSACYPHGVSSVIKSNNSLSFSSSASGFASPLAVEKELRLQTSAVRHVTGSLIRGEGLRFAIVVARFNEVVTKLLLEGAIETFKKYSVREEDIEVIWVPGSFEIGVVAQNLGKSGKFNAVLCIGAVIRGDTTHYDAVANSAASGVLSAGINSGVPCIFGVLTCEDMDQALNRSGGKAGNKGAETALTALEMASLFEHHLK; encoded by the exons ATGAAGTCGTTAGCTTCGCCGCCATCCCTCCGCCTAACTCTGACACGTCATCATCTCCCTTCGCGTCAACCGTATTCCGCCTGTTACCCTCACGGTGTCTCTTCCGTAATCAAATCCAATAATAGCTTATCCTTCTCCTCATCCGCATCTG GTTTCGCGTCACCACTCGCTGTAGAGAAGGAGCTACGCTTACAGACGTCTGCTGTTCGCCACGTCACTGGGTCGCTTATCAGAGGAGAAGGTCTTAGATTCGCTATT GTTGTTGCTCGGTTCAATGAGGTTGTGACGAAGTTGCTATTGGAAGGAGCTATTGAGACTTTCAAGAAGTACTCTGTTAGAGAAGAAGACATCGAG GTTATATGGGTTCCTGGCAGCTTTGAGATAGGTGTTGTTGCGCAAAACCTTGGGAAGTCAGGAAAATTCAATGCCGTTTTGTGTATCGGTGCTGTG ATAAGAGGAGATACTACTCATTATGATGCTGTTGCCAACTCTGCTGCATCTGGAGTACTCTCTGCTGGCATCAATTCAG GTGTTCCATGCATATTTGGTGTACTGACATGCGAGGACATGGACCAG GCTCTGAATCGATCCGGTGGCAAAGCTGGAAACAAGGGAGCTGAAACTGCTTTGACGGCG CTCGAGATGGCGTCCTTGTTTGAGCACCACCTGAAATAG
- the LOC106429285 gene encoding uncharacterized protein LOC106429285 isoform X2, with the protein MSTSENKVEIVDRGHKEEEEKEEGKGGFLDKVKDFIHDIGEKIEGTIGFGKPTADVSAIHIPKINLERADIVVDVLVKNPNPVPIPLIDIDYIVESDGRKLVSGLIPDAGTIKAHGEETVKIPLTLIYDDIKSTYNDINPGMIIPYRIKVDLIVDVPVLGRLTLPLEKRGEIPIPKKPNVDVEKIKFQKFGMEETVAILHVRLENMNDFDLGLNDLDCEVWLCDVSIGKAEISDSIKLDKNGSGLVNVPMTFRPKDFGSALWDMIRGKGTGYTIKGNVDVDTPFGAMKLPIIKEGGETRLKKEDDDDDDEE; encoded by the exons ATGTCAACATCCGAGAACAAAGTGGAGATAGTCGACAGAGGCCACAAGGAggaggaagaaaaagaagaaggcaAAGGAGGCTTCCTCGACAAGGTCAAAGACTTCATCCACGACATCGGCGAAAAGATCGAAGGAACCATCGGCTTCGGCAAACCAACCGCCGACGTCTCCGCCATCCACATCCCCAAGATCAACCTCGAGAGAGCCGACATCGTCGTCGACGTCCTCGTCAAGAACCCCAACCCCGTCCCCATCCCTCTCATCGACATCGACTACATCGTCGAGAGCGACGGGCGAAAGCTCGTCTCCGGCCTCATCCCCGACGCAGGAACCATCAAGGCCCACGGGGAAGAGACCGTGAAGATACCCTTGACCTTGATCTACGACGACATCAAGAGCACTTACAACGACATCAACCCGGGAATGATCATACCTTACAGGATCAAAGTCGACCTCATCGTCGACGTGCCTGTCCTAGGGAGGCTGACGCTTCCCTTGGAGAAGCGCGGCGAGATCCCTATCCCCAAGAAGCCTAATGTCGACGTGGAGAAGATTAAGTTCCAGAAGTTTGGTATGGAAGAGACCGTGGCGATTTTGCACGTGAGGCTTGAGAACATGAATGACTTTGACTTGGGGCTTAATGATCTTGACTGCGAGGTGTGGCTGTGCGACGTGAGTATTGGGAAAGCGGAGATATCGGATTCTATTAAGCTTGATAAGAATGGGAGCGGGTTGGTTAATGTGCCGATGACGTTTAGGCCCAAGGACTTTGGGTCTGCGCTTTGGGATATGATACGTGGGAAAGGGACGGGGTATACTATTAAAGGGAATGTGGATGTTGATACGCCGTTTGGTGCTATGAAGTTGCCTATTATTAAGGAAGGTGGTGAGACTCGTTTGAAgaaggaagatgatgatgatgatgatgag gaGTAA
- the LOC111215184 gene encoding 4-hydroxy-tetrahydrodipicolinate reductase 1, chloroplastic-like, which translates to MATTNWLMSSPTPSVFLHPSGSPRLAFASRKNQTLVKPRVSFLTNVKRRLPVVLSMTATEEGAVKSVLPGNGISIMVNGCTGKMGKAVIKAADSAGVNIVPTSFGSASEAGQTVEVCGKEITVHGPTERQEVLSSVFEKHPELIVVDYTIPTAVNDNAELYSKVGVPFVMGTTGGDRGKLYEAVEKARIYAVISPQMGKQVVAFLAAMEIMAEQFPGAFSGYSLEVMESHQASKLDASGTAKAVISCFQDLGVSYDMDQIQLIRDPKEQVEMVGVPEEHVSGHAFHLYHLTSPDETVSFEFQHNVCGRSIYAEGTVDAVLFLAKKIRLKADQRIYNMIDVLREGNMR; encoded by the exons ATGGCTACGACTAACTG GCTAATGTCGTCTCCGACTCCAAGTGTGTTCCTTCATCCCTCAGGGAGCCCTCGTCTCGCGTTTGCTTCTAGAAAGAACCAAACTTTAGTTAAACCCCGTGTTAGCTTTCTTACCAATGTCAAACGTCGTCTTCCGGTGGTTTTATCCATGACGGCGACGGAGGAGGGAGCCGTGAAGTCTGTTTTGCCTGGAAATGGCATATCCATCATG GTGAATGGATGCACTGGCAAAATGGGGAAAGCTGTAATCAAAGCAGCTGACTCTGCAGGAGTCAACATAGTTCCCACTTCCTTTGGATCTGCTTCCGAGGCCGGGCAGACCGTTGAGGTCTGTGGGAAAGAGATCACCGTGCACGGTCCCACAGAGAGACAAGAGGTTCTTTCCTCAGTGTTTGAGAAGCATCCTGAGCTCATTGTTGTCGACTACACTATTCCCACTGCAGTCAATG ATAACGCGGAGCTGTATAGCAAAGTGGGTGTTCCTTTTGTAATGGGAACAACTGGTGGAGACAGGGGGAAACTGTATGAGGCTGTTGAAAAGGCAAGGATCTATGCTGTGATCTCCCCACAGATGGGTAAACAGGTTGTTGCGTTTCTTGCGGCTATGGAGATAATGGCTGAGCAGTTTCCAGGAGCCTTTTCTGGTTACTCCTTGGag GTGATGGAGTCTCATCAAGCTAGTAAGTTGGATGCGTCTGGGACAGCAAAGGCTGTTATCTCTTGCTTCCAGGACTTGGGAGTGTCTTACGACATGGATCAG ATACAATTGATTAGGGATCCTAAGGAGCAAGTTGAGATGGTTGGGGTTCCGGAAGAGCATGTCTCTGGCCATGCTTTTCATCTCTATCACTTAACATCACCTGATGAAAC tgtctcctttgagtTCCAGCATAATGTCTGTGGCAGATCGATATACGCTGAGGGTACTGTGGATGCGGTGCTTTTCCTTGCCAAAAAG ATTCGGTTGAAAGCAGACCAGAGAATCTACAACATGATTGATGTTTTGAGAGAGGGAAACATGCGTTGA